NNNNNNNNNNNNNNNNNNNNNNNNNNNNNNNNNNNNNNNNNNNNNNNNNNNNNNNNNNNNNNNNNNNNNNNNNNNNNNNNNNNNNNNNNNNNNNNNNNNNNNNNNNNNNNNNNNNNNNNNNNNNNNNNNNNNNNNNNNNNNNNNNNNNNNNNNNNNNNNNNNNNNNNNNNNNNNNNNNNNNNNNNNNNNNNNNNNNNNNNNNNNNNNNNNNNNNNNNNNNNNNNNNNNNNNNNNNNNNNNNNNNNNNNNNNNNNNNNNNNNNNNNNNNNNNNNNNNNNNNNNNNNNNNNNNNNNNNNNNNNNNNNNNNNNNNNNNNNNNNNNNNNNNNNNNNNNNNNNNNNNNNNNNNNNNNNNNNNNNNNNNNNNNNNNNNNNNNNNNNNNNNNNNNNNNNNNNNNNNNNNNNNNNNNNNNNNNNNNNNNNNNNNNNNNNNNNNNNNNNNNNNNNNNNNNNNNNNNNNNNNNNNNNNNNNNNNNNNNNNNNNNNNNNNNNNNNNNNNNNNNNNNNNNNNNNNNNNNNNNNNNNNNNNNNNNNNNNNNNNNNNNNNNNNNNNNNNNNNNNNNNNNNNNNNNNNNNNNNNNNNNNNNNNNNNNNNNNNNNNNNNNNNNNNNNNNNNNNNNNNNNNNNNNNNNNNNNNNNNNNNNNNNNNNNNNNNNNNNNNNNNNNNNNNNNNNNNNNNNNNNNNNNNNNNNNNNNNNNNNNNNNNNNNNNNNNNNNNNNNNNNNNNNNNNNNNNNNNNNNNNNNNNNNNNNNNNNNNNNNNNNNNNNNNNNNNNNNNNNNNNNNNNNNNNNNNNNNNNNNNNNNNNNNNNNNNNNNNNNNNNNNNNNNNNNNNNNNNNNNNNNNNNNNNNNNNNNNNNNNNNNNNNNNNNNNNNNNNNNNNNNNNNNNNNNNNNNNNNNNNNNNNNNNNNNNNNNNNNNNNNNNNNNNNNNNNNNNNNNNNNNNNNNNNNNNNNNNNNNNNNNNNNNNNNNNNNNNNNNNNNNNNNNNNNNNNNNNNNNNNNNNNNNNNNNNNNNNNNNNNNNNNNNNNNNNNNNNNNNNNNNNNNNNNNNNNNNNNNNNNNNNNNNNNNNNNNNNNNNNNNNNNNNNNNNNNNNNNNNNNNNNNNNNNNNNNNNNNNNNNNNNNNNNNNNNNNNNNNNNNNNNNNNNNNNNNNNNNNNNNNNNNNNNNNNNNNNNNNNNNNNNNNNNNNNNNNNNNNNNNNNNNNNNNNNNNNNNNNNNNNNNNNNNNNNNNNNNNNNNNNNNNNNNNNNNNNNNNNNNNNNNNNNNNNNNNNNNNNNNNNNNNNNNNNNNNNNNNNNNNNNNNNNNNNNNNNNNNNNNNNNNNNNNNNNNNNNNNNNNNNNNNNNNNNNNNNNNNNNNNNNNNNNNNNNNNNNNNNNNNNNNNNNNNNNNNNNNNNNNNNNNNNNNNNNNNNNNNNNNNNNNNNNNNNNNNNNNNNNNNNNNNNNNNNNNNNNNNNNNNNNNNNNNNNNNNNNNNNNNNNNNNNNNNNNNNNNNNNNNNNNNNNNNNNNNNNNNNNNNNNNNNNNNNNNNNNNNNNNNNNNNNNNNNNNNNNNNNNNNNNNNNNNNNNNNNNNNNNNNNNNNNNNNNNNNNNNNNNNNNNNNNNNNNNNNNNNNNNNNNNNNNNNNNNNNNNNNNNNNNNNNNNNNNNNNNNNNNNNNNNNNNNNNNNNNNNNNNNNNNNNNNNNNNNNNNNNNNNNNNNNNNNNNNNNNNNNNNNNNNNNNNNNNNNNNNNNNNNNNNNNNNNNNNNNNNNNNNNNNNNNNNNNNNNNNNNNNNNNNNNNNNNNNNNNNNNNNNNNNNNNNNNNNNNNNNNNNNNNNNNNNNNNNNNNNNNNNNNNNNNNNNNNNNNNNNNNNNNNNNNNNNNNNNNNNNNNNNNNNNNNNNNNNNNNNNNNNNNNNNNNNNNNNNNNNNNNNNNNNNNNNNNNNNNNNNNNNNNNNNNNNNNNNNNNNNNNNNNNNNNNNNNNNNNNNNNNNNNNNNNNNNNNNNNNNNNNNNNNNNNNNNNNNNNNNNNNNNNNNNNNNNNNNNNNNNNNNNNNNNNNNNNNNNNNNNNNNNNNNNNNNNNNNNNNNNNNNNNNNNNNNNNNNNNNNNNNNNNNNNNNNNNNNNNNNNNNNNNNNNNNNNNNNNNNNNNNNNNNNNNNNNNNNNNNNNNNNNNNNNNNNNNNNNNNNNNNNNNNNNNNNNNNNNNNNNNNNNNNNNNNNNNNNNNNNNNNNNNNNNNNNNNNNNNNNNNNNNNNNNNNNNNNNNNNNNNNNNNNNNNNNNNNNNNNNNNNNNNNNNNNNNNNNNNNNNNNNNNNNNNNNNNNNNNNNNNNNNNNNNNNNNNNNNNNNNNNNNNNNNNNNNNNNNNNNNNNNNNNNNNNNNNNNNNNNNNNNNNNNNNNNNNNNNNNNNNNNNNNNNNNNNNNNNNNNNNNNNNNNNNNNNNNNNNNNNNNNNNNNNNNNNNNNNNNNNNNNNNNNNNNNNNNNNNNNNNNNNNNNNNNNNNNNNNNNNNNNNNNNNNNNNNNNNNNNNNNNNNNNNNNNNNNNNNNNNNNNNNNNNNNNNNNNNNNNNNNNNNNNNNNNNNNNNNNNNNNNNNNNNNNNNNNNNNNNNNNNNNNNNNNNNNNNNNNNNNNNNNNNNNNNNNNNNNNNNNNNNNNNNNNNNNNNNNNNNNNNNNNNNNNNNNNNNNNNNNNNNNNNNNNNNNNNNNNNNNNNNNNNNNNNNNNNNNNNNNNNNNNNNNNNNNNNNNNNNNNNNNNNNNNNNNNNNNNNNNNNNNNNNNNNNNNNNNNNNNNNNNNNNNNNNNNNNNNNNNNNNNNNNNNNNNNNNNNNNNNNNNNNNNNNNNNNNNNNNNNNNNNNNNNNNNNNNNNNNNNNNNNNNNNNNNNNNNNNNNNNNNNNNNNNNNNNNNNNNNNNNNNNNNNNNNNNNNNNNNNNNNNNNNNNNNNNNNNNNNNNNNNNNNNNNNNNNNNNNNNNNNNNNNNNNNNNNNNNNNNNNNNNNNNNNNNNNNNNNNNNNNNNNNNNNNNNNNNNNNNNNNNNNNNNNNNNNNNNNNNNNNNNNNNNNNNNNNNNNNNNNNNNNNNNNNNNNNNNNNNNNNNNNNNNNNNNNNNNNNNNNNNNNNNNNNNNNNNNNNNNNNNNNNNNNNNNNNNNNNNNNNNNNNNNNNNNNNNNNNNNNNNNNNNNNNNNNNNNNNNNNNNNNNNNNNNNNNNNNNNNNNNNNNNNNNNNNNNNNNNNNNNNNNNNNNNNNNNNNNNNNNNNNNNNNNNNNNNNNNNNNNNNNNNNNNNNNNNNNNNNNNNNNNNNNNNNNNNNNNNNNNNNNNNNNNNNNNNNNNNNNNNNNNNNNNNNNNNNNNNNNNNNNNNNNNNNNNNNNNNNNNNNNNNNNNNNNNNNNNNNNNNNNNNNNNNNNNNNNNNNNNNNNNNNNNNNNNNNNNNNNNNNNNNNNNNNNNNNNNNNNNNNNNNNNNNNNNNNNNNNNNNNNNNNNNNNNNNNNNNNNNNNNNNNNNNNNNNNNNNNNNNNNNNNNNNNNNNNNNNNNNNNNNNNNNNNNNNNNNNNNNNNNNNNNNNNNNNNNNNNNNNNNNNNNNNNNNNNNNNNNNNNNNNNNNNNNNNNNNNNNNNNNNNNNNNNNNNNNNNNNNNNNNNNNNNNNNNNNNNNNNNNNNNNNNNNNNNNNNNNNNNNNNNNNNNNNNNNNNNNNNNNNNNNNNNNNNNNNNNNNNNNNNNNNNNNNNNNNNNNNNNNNNNNNNNNNNNNNNNNNNNNNNNNNNNNNNNNNNNNNNNNNNNNNNNNNNNNNNNNNNNNNNNNNNNNNNNNNNNNNNNNNNNNNNNNNNNNNNNNNNNNNNNNNNNNNNNNNNNNNNNNNNNNNNNNNNNNNNNNNNNNNNNNNNNNNNNNNNNNNNNNNNNNNNNNNNNNNNNNNNNNNNNNNNNNNNNNNNNNNNNNNNNNNNNNNNNNNNNNNNNNNNNNNNNNNNNNNNNNNNNNNNNNNNNNNNNNNNNNNNNNNNNNNNNNNNNNNNNNNNNNNNNNNNNNNNNNNNNNNNNNNNNNNNNNNNNNNNNNNNNNNNNNNNNNNNNNNNNNNNNNNNNNNNNNNNNNNNNNNNNNNNNNNNNNNNNNNNNNNNNNNNNNNNNNNNNNNNNNNNNNNNNNNNNNNNNNNNNNNNNNNNNNNNNNNNNNNNNNNNNNNNNNNNNNNNNNNNNNNNNNNNNNNNNNNNNNNNNNNNNNNNNNNNNNNNNNNNNNNNNNNNNNNNNNNNNNNNNNNNNNNNNNNNNNNNNNNNNNNNNNNNNNNNNNNNNNNNNNNNNNNNNNNNNNNNNNNNNNNNNNNNNNNNNNNNNNNNNNNNNNNNNNNNNNNNNNNNNNNNNNNNNNNNNNNNNNNNNNNNNNNNNNNNNNNNNNNNNNNNNNNNNNNNNNNNNNNNNNNNNNNNNNNNNNNNNNNNNNNNNNNNNNNNNNNNNNNNNNNNNNNNNNNNNNNNNNNNNNNNNNNNNNNNNNNNNNNNNNNNNNNNNNNNNNNNNNNNNNNNNNNNNNNNNNNNNNNNNNNNNNNNNNNNNNNNNNNNNNNNNNNNNNNNNNNNNNNNNNNNNNNNNNNNNNNNNNNNNNNNNNNNNNNNNNNNNNNNNNNNNNNNNNNNNNNNNNNNNNNNNNNNNNNNNNNNNNNNNNNNNNNNNNNNNNNNNNNNNNNNNNNNNNNNNNNNNNNNNNNNNNNNNNNNNNNNNNNNNNNNNNNNNNNNNNNNNNNNNNNNNNNNNNNNNNNNNNNNNNNNNNNNNNNNNNNNNNNNNNNNNNNNNNNNNNNNNNNNNNNNNNNNNNNNNNNNNNNNNNNNNNNNNNNNNNNNNNNNNNNNNNNNNNNNNNNNNNNNNNNNNNNNNNNNNNNNNNNNNNNNNNNNNNNNNNNNNNNNNNNNNNNNNNNNNNNNNNNNNNNNNNNNNNNNNNNNNNNNNNNNNNNNNNNNNNNNNNNNNNNNNNNNNNNNNNNNNNNNNNNNNNNNNNNNNNNNNNNNNNNNNNNNNNNNNNNNNNNNNNNNNNNNNNNNNNNNNNNNNNNNNNNNNNNNNNNNNNNNNNNNNNNNNNNNNNNNNNNNNNNNNNNNNNNNNNNNNNNNNNNNNNNNNNNNNNNNNNNNNNNNNNNNNNNNNNNNNNNNNNNNNNNNNNNNNNNNNNNNNNNNNNNNNNNNNNNNNNNAAATAtgaaattgtaaaaataaataaaagaggaaaagaataaatataaaaacgAATAAAGGagatgaaagaaataattttatattatatataactaTAACTTTTATGGATTgaataagtaataaatattttaacaaaatcataatgtgtttttaaattgaaataacaaTAAATGTTGCCATAAAGTCTAAAGATAGCAATTCAACAAATAATTCtttataacaatttcaaatttgaggagtgagtaatttttaaaaaaaattgatttaaaatctatttaattTGGGTAATTAATGTGATGTTAGTGGGCTGAGTTGTAAATGGGTTGGACTGCATTTTTTGGGCTATAACTGAGCAAGTAATTAGTTATAGTATTTAGTGTGATGTTTTTACTCATTTATGTATTTGttttgagataaaaataaaaaataaatcagaaaaagataaaaatagatATTGGCAAATGCTGGCCATTGGAGGGCGCCACATCAGCGGATCAAGAttcagatttatatatatatatagattccTTCTTCACCATTGAAGAACTTCGCCATTGCAGGCCGTAACACTTCCAAACTTTCACAGGCTTTGCAATGGGCCTCCGGTCCGAACCCGCCACCCGAAATCCCGATCCTCACCGCCGACACCACCGACTCGGCTTCACTTCGTCACCTCGCTTCCCGGACTAAGATCATCCTCAACTGTGTCGGACCATTTCGTCTTTATGGAGAACCGGTTGTTGAGGCATGTGTTGATTCCGGGTGCGATTACTTGGATATATGTGGAGAACCGGAGTTTATGGAGAGGATGGAGGTGAAGTACCATGATAAGGCTGTGGAGAATGGATCGTTAGTTGTTTCGGCTTGTGGATTTGATTCTATTCCTGCTGAATTAGGCTGGATGTTCAATTCGAGACAGTGGATGCCGCCGGCAATATTTAGTACGGTTGAGGCCTACATTAGTCTAGAATCAGACAAGAGAATTGTTGGAAATTTGGGGACGTACGAGTCAGCGGTGCTTAGTGTGGCAAACGCAGACATATTGCAGGAATTGAGACGCTCCAGACCCAAGAAGCCTCGTCCTGAGGTAAGTTCCTATCACCTTCTCTCTATTGCTCATTACTTTCTATTTTATGGCTCTAAGGTAAAatggaaatatttattttgatactAGTATATGATTTATATACTCGTGAGTCGTGTCTATCAATGCTGTATGAAAATATAGTCAAACTTTTAACTTAGTTAGATTGGAAAGAATTCGAATATCCGACAACTAcataatcccacaagtgagaGGTTAGAGTGTACGCAGATCTAACCACTACCTTAGAGAGTTTGTTTCCGGATGACCCTCAGCTCAATTGCAACAATTTCAGGTTCAAAGAAGTAGAAAACAATGACAAAACATAACAACTAATAAGAGAGATAATATAAAGCCTGAAGAAAGATTacaaacaacaagaagatagTGCAGTAGCCAAAACCTTGTAAACAAATGATGATAGCTATTGGAAGGCTCAGTTCAATCACATATGTTAAATGCTTGCGTAACTATTTTAGCTTCactacttttttcttttactgGTGAAATGTTGTATGTTAACAAGCAATTGGTCTTTAAAGCTTAGAGGTCGATTAGTCATTATGTGTTTGAAGGTGCAACTTTTAGTCAATGTCCACAGTGAATTATGTTAAAGCCATTTTCTCATTTTGTAGAATGTTTACACTTTTATAATCTTACATTTGGACTTTGAGAACCCACTGTTGACATCGATGAGTATATGGTAGGGATTCATAAATAAACCTTCTGATGGATCTCATGAATGCATGTATCATAGGGACTCATAAACCGTATGGTTGATTTCTGGTTGAATGAATGAGTAAATGATGGGGATTTATCATACCAAATGATAGAGATTCATTTTTAGATGGACTCTTTACACTTGATTACCTGCAATATGTGCTAGCTTTTACATTCCTCAAAGCCATACATATGTAGCATGCAGGTGTGGGGACAAGCGGACGGAGAGCATTCATGTTTTCTTGAATAACACATCAGATCTGTGAAACATAGTATTTTCTTGTTTGTTTCAGATTCCTGGTACTTTTCCTAAAGGTCCATTGGTAAATCACCTAAAGGAAATTGGGCTTTGGGCTGTAAAGTTGCCATCAGCAGATGCAACTGTGGTACGGAGAACACTTTCATGTTTGGCTGAAGATTCTCGTGGTTTACCCGGTGTTAATGAAAGCACCGAACAGATTGAGAGGAGAGAGGCATATTGGTCTACAATAAAGCCAGCTCACTTTGGTATGAAGATAGCTTCGAAATCTCTGTTAGGCGTTGTTCGTTACATTACAGTTGGCAAGTTCATTGCTCTATTTGGTAAAAGTGATATAGGGAGGTGGCTGCTTTTGAACTTCCCTTCAGTGTTCAGTCTTGGATTTTTCAGGAAAAAAGGTCCAACTGAGGATGAAGTGGCAAGTGCTTCCTTTAAGATGTGGTTTGTCGGACAGGGTTTTAGTGATGGCAGCCGTGCTTCACAAAGAAACAGGAAACCTGATATGGAGATAATTACAAGAGTAATGGGACCTGAGATTGGTTATTCGACAACTCCAATCATTCTAGTCCAGTGTGCCCTAATGTTGCTCAAGGAACGAGGCAATCTTCCAAAAGGCGGTGTTTTCCCTCCTGGGATTGTGTTTGGCCCGACTGACCTCCAAGACAGGCTTCAAGAGAATGGAATATCTTTTGATGTTATTCCAAAGAAAACTGTCTAACGAAATCATAGTTCCCTTCAGTTCCAGTCATAATGAAAATCTTTTGATGTTATTTACCTTTCCAGGCTAACTCTAGAATCCTTGGCCGGCCgttattctttttcttctttaatgtTCTTAGCTGACTGGATCAgctttattttgtttgaaaatttgTTAGGTTTGTCGAGTCCTGTGTATCTTGATTTCTGGCTGACCGGAGCAAAAGTTGGAGATAAAGCTCTACTTTGTAGTATAGATCTCAAGTAGCATGGCAATAAAGTTGATTCTAGATCTCTATGAAGCTAACATGGAATCTAGTTGAATAAATGGAACATTTATCCCACTCCTACACCACTTGGGAGAAATAATATGTGAACTGGCTTTGCAGAGTTGATAATTGAATCAGACATCCTGATGAGTGATGACTGGTGCAAATCGATGAGCTGATGCTTTGTAAAGATTAAAGGCATGGTCCCAATTACTTGCTGACATCTGCTAAGTCAAATTCagaagaaaagataaaagaaacaGTTTTGTACAATTAGGTATTTAAACACTTGCATATGCTTGTTTGGTTGAGGAACAATCAAGGAATTAATTTTAGTATCTGTATCATATCACAAAACTGATGTATTGAGTAATATAAGCAAAcaatttgattatcttgattgGACTTGGCAGCCAATCTTATTACCTGTTAAGTTATTTCTTGTAAGAAGAGGAAAAACCCATTAGGTGAGATTAAACATTCCAAACTTTGAGCTTGAGCATTTCAATTAATTGTCCAACAACTTCTTCTGATGTACCACCAATTTCCCAAGCCCGTTTGGCCTCTTCGCCCACCTTCTGAGCCATGGACCTCAACTTGTGATCTTGCATTAGCTCTTCAATCTTCTCCTCAATCTCTTCCGAC
This window of the Solanum pennellii chromosome 2, SPENNV200 genome carries:
- the LOC107009721 gene encoding probable mitochondrial saccharopine dehydrogenase-like oxidoreductase At5g39410, with protein sequence MWTIVTAYKRSRTILPKILDYPTYFTISNRAISQKPSPNPSPTYDMIIIGASGFTGKHVIREALKFLNIPSSPLKNFAIAGRNTSKLSQALQWASGPNPPPEIPILTADTTDSASLRHLASRTKIILNCVGPFRLYGEPVVEACVDSGCDYLDICGEPEFMERMEVKYHDKAVENGSLVVSACGFDSIPAELGWMFNSRQWMPPAIFSTVEAYISLESDKRIVGNLGTYESAVLSVANADILQELRRSRPKKPRPEIPGTFPKGPLVNHLKEIGLWAVKLPSADATVVRRTLSCLAEDSRGLPGVNESTEQIERREAYWSTIKPAHFGMKIASKSLLGVVRYITVGKFIALFGKSDIGRWLLLNFPSVFSLGFFRKKGPTEDEVASASFKMWFVGQGFSDGSRASQRNRKPDMEIITRVMGPEIGYSTTPIILVQCALMLLKERGNLPKGGVFPPGIVFGPTDLQDRLQENGISFDVIPKKTV